In the genome of Pempheris klunzingeri isolate RE-2024b chromosome 11, fPemKlu1.hap1, whole genome shotgun sequence, one region contains:
- the LOC139210316 gene encoding galactose-specific lectin nattectin-like, with protein sequence MASGLHLAVFLCLIGGLLISGTGATRVKRATGCPSGWSSYGSRCFIVMANRRTMAEAEQICLSHGGNLASIRSFWEHWHIRNLIFRKFHSHPTTWIGLYDAIQEGRWMWTDGSRITFTRWGHREPNNKGGEDCAEINFRSYFWNDIPCGHHKPFVCARTR encoded by the exons ATGGCATCCGGTCTTCACTTAGCTGTCTTTCTTTGCTTGATTGGCGGACTGCTGATCTCAGGGACT GGGGCCACCAGAGTTAAACGCGCTACAG GCTGTCCGTCTGGTTGGAGTAGTTATGGCTCTCGCTGTTTCATCGTCATGGCCAATCGGAGGACCATGGCTGAAGCAGAG CAAATCTGCTTAAGTCATGGCGGGAACCTGGCGTCTATCCGCAGTTTCTGGGAACACTGGCACATTAGGAATCTGATCTTCCGAAAGTTTCACTCACACCCAACTACCTGGATTGGGTTATATGATGCAATACAG GAGGGGAGGTGGATGTGGACTGACGGTTCGAGGATTACCTTCACACGCTGGGGTCACAGAGAGCCGAACAACAAGGGAGGAGAAGACTGTGCAGAGATCAACTTTCGAT cATACTTCTGGAATGATATCCCATGTGGCCATCATAAACCCTTTGTTTGTGCCCGGACCCGGTGA
- the LOC139209228 gene encoding galactose-specific lectin nattectin-like — protein sequence MHKGHLDLEIKEIFAIRSHGIRSSVRCAPLFVWTVDWSRCNITRLRFCNHLGGNLASLHTIDEYNFIRGVILRVTGYHKSTWVGGHDAVREGVWLWSDGSLFDFTGWAYREPNNYKGREDCMEINFAGRDYVNDNRCYRRKSFVCIKRL from the exons atgcaCAAGGGGCATCTTGATCTTGAGATAAAGGAGATCTTTGCCATCAGATCTC ATGGCATCAGGTCTTCAGTTcgctgtgctcctctgtttgtgtggacTGTGGATTGGAGCAGAT GCAACATCACCAGGTTG CGTTTCTGCAATCATCTTGGTGGGAATCTGGCTTCCCTCCACACCATAGACGAATACAACTTCATCAGAGGAGTGATCCTCAGAGTGACTGGCTACCATAAATCAACTTGGGTTGGAGGTCATGATGCAGTAAGG GAGGGTGTGTGGCTGTGGAGTGATGGTTCTCTGTTTGACTTCACTGGCTGGGCTTACAGGGAGCCCAACAACTACAAGGGAAGAGAGGATTGTATGGAGATCAACTTTGCAG GAAGGGACTACGTGAATGATAACAGATGTTACAGAAGGAAATCTTTTGTTTGTATCAAGCGCCTCTAA
- the LOC139209999 gene encoding galactose-specific lectin nattectin-like, with product MASGLQYIALLCLTSGLWITANACETHLEHGCKHCPADWTQTGDRCYMFHHSEKVWADAEHFCTTLGGNLASIHTSQEYKHLREMIHRVTGAHKSTWVGGYDAAKEGVWLWSDGSKFDFKGWHKGEPNNHGGSENCMEINLRGRDFVNDAKCSNKKSFICARNP from the exons ATGGCATCAGGTCTTCAGTACATTGCGCTCCTCTGTTTGACCAGTGGACTGTGGATTACAGCAAAT GCATGCGAGACACACTTAG AGCATGGTTGTAAACACTGCCCTGCTGATTGGACTCAGACTGGCGATAGATGTTACATGTTCCACCACAGTGAAAAAGTGTGGGCTGATGCAGAG CATTTCTGCACTACTCTTGGTGGGAATCTGGCCTCCATCCATACGTCACAAGAGTACAAACATCTGAGAGAGATGATTCACAGAGTGACTGGTGCACATAAATCTACTTGGGTTGGAGGCTACGATGCAGCAAAG GAGGGTGTGTGGCTGTGGAGTGATGGTTCCAAGTTTGACTTCAAGGGCTGGCATAAAGGCGAGCCTAACAACCATGGAGGATCAGAAAACTGTATGGAGATCAACCTCAGAG GAAGAGATTTTGTCAACGACGCAAAATGCAGCAACAAGAAATCTTTTATTTGTGCCAGGAACCCATAA
- the LOC139209922 gene encoding nuclear factor 7, brain-like, protein MASVSYSEDLTCAICLSFFTDPVNLPCAHSFCRECITHFVSSQPHCPQCRESVSQDVKCLPTSYLLSSLAEKAKEAEKIQTQRGQEKAEMAELCPEHEEKLKLFCATDQQLACIICRDSEKHAGHKFKPTKEAAHHLRQELANDMEKLLGNILAIENVATTQREEITKTKEKSPQLTAQICRQFEEMHQFLRKREDEIKNELKHKEEDAVENMSKMLNSIETALSESKELQGKVTSVLKIEDSERLLKSWFKESSMMTQKDLFRPRLNDFTVVKSSLSLGPYESHLQFFMWKEMLQVVQPRADLLTLESSSEDITVSSDGRSLLCTPQSNQAQSAYSLQVQSMSGRRRRSAYGYNYEYDNSTYSSQHSQPTTHQAFSVDQFTPGQHYWETEVGNRDYWELGTNNDFLKYDGQKYAASSQNKITELAFGGRPRKIGIYLDFLSQKLSFYDADSMTHIHTVSSRLKNTTVSAHFAIKSTAQDCNPLTVCWY, encoded by the exons ATGGCTTCTGTTTCTTACTCCGAAGATCTGACTTGTGCTATTTGTCTGAGTTTCTTCACTGATCCGGTGAACCTTCCCTGCGCTCACTCTTTCTGCAGAGAATGCATCACACATTTTGTGAGTTCACAGCCCCACTGTCCTCAGTGTCGGGAATCTGTTTCACAAGACGTAAAATGTCTTCCGACCAGCTATCTACTGAGCAGCCTCGCTGAAAAAGCCAAAGAAGCAGAGAAGATCCAGACCCAGCGTGGACAGGAGAAAGCAGAG atggcTGAGTTGTGCCCTGAGCATGAAGAAAAGCTGAAACTGTTCTGTGCCACAGATCAGCAGTTAGCTTGTATCATATGCAGAGACTCAGAAAAGCATGCAGGACACAAGTTTAAACCCACCAAAGAAGCAGCTCACCATCTGAGACAGGAGTTGGCGAACGACATGGAGAAGCTTCTTGGTAACATCCTTGCTATAGAGAATGTAGCCACCACACAGAGggaagaaataacaaaaaccaAAGAGAAGTCACCGCAGCTGACGGCCCAAATCTGCAGACAGTTTGAGGAGATGCACCAGTttctgagaaagagagaagatgagattaagaatgagctgaaacacaaagaggaagatGCTGTTGAGAACATGAGCAAGATGTTAAACTCCATAGAAACAGCTTTATCTGAGAGCAAAGAGCTGCAGGGAAAAGTGACATCAGTTCTGAAAATTGAAGACTCAGAGAGGCTCTTAAAGAGCTGGTTTAAGGAGAGCAGCATGATGACTCAAAAGGATTTATTCAGGCCCAGATTGAATGATTTCACTGTAGTGaaaagctctctctctttgggGCCTTATGAAAGCCACCTGCAGTTCTTTATGTGGAAGGAGATGCTTCAGGTGGTCCAGCCCCGAGCAGATCTGCTCACACTCGAAAGCAGCAGTGAAGATATAACTGTGTCGAGTGATGGCAGGAGTTTGCTTTGTACTCCCCAAAGCAACCAAGCTCAGtcagcctacagcctacaggtCCAAAGCATGTCAGGCAGGCGTCGTCGTTCTGCTTATGGCTACAACTACGAATATGACAACAGCACATACTCTTCCCAACACTCTCAGCCTACCACACACCAAGCATTCAGTGTTGATCAGTTCACACCAGGGCAGCATTACTGGGAAACAGAGGTTGGAAACAGGGACTATTGGGAACTAGGGACAAACAATGATTTCCTGAAGTACGATGGCCAAAAATATGCTGCCAGTagtcaaaacaaaatcacagagCTCGCATTTGGAGGCAGACCTCGAAAGATAGGGATTTACCTGGACTTCCTATCTCAGAAGCTCTCCTTCTATGATGCAGACAGCAtgacacacatccacactgtGAGCTCTCGgctcaaaaacacaacagtgtcgGCACATTTTGCCATTAAATCCACAGCGCAAGATTGTAACCCTCTGACAGTGTGCTGGTACTGA
- the LOC139209227 gene encoding galactose-specific lectin nattectin-like: MASGLQFAVLLCLCGLWIGADATCNTDEYNFIRSLIHRVTGYHKSTWVGGHDAVREGVWLWSDGSTFAFTGWAYREPSNYKRIEHCMEINFAVYDFICDCE; encoded by the exons ATGGCATCAGGTCTTCAGTTcgctgtgctcctctgtttgtgtggacTGTGGATTGGAGCAGAT GCAACATGCAACACAG ATGAATACAACTTCATTAGAAGTCTGATTCACAGAGTGACTGGCTACCATAAATCAACCTGGGTTGGAGGTCATGATGCAGTAAGG GAGGGTGTGTGGCTGTGGAGTGATGGTTCCACATTTGCCTTCACTGGCTGGGCTTACAGGGAGCCCAGCAACTACAAAAGAATAGAGCATTGTATGGAGATCAACTTTGCAG tATATGATTTTATATGCGACTGTGAATGA